GATAATATATCTTTTGATTTTAACTCTATAAATAGATTTCTATAATTTAATCATTATACTCATCTATTATCCCTCATTTTTTTCAGGATAATTTAAATTAATATATTTCCATTTAATATATTTCCATTTAATATATTTCCATTTAATATATTTCCATTTAATATATTTCCATTTAACATATTTCCATTTAATATAATCCCATTTAATATAATCCCATTTAATATATTTATATTTAATATAATTTAATGTGTGTAATTTAATACATTTTATATCCATTGAATTATATATATATATATATATATATATATAAATAATAATATAAAATAAATTATTATATTATTACCCATATCAATATTGTCTGTTGATTGTTTAGTCTATATTGATATCCATAATATTCGGCAGTAAAAAAATTACTGAAGGTTATAATTTCTATGACTGTAATCAAATTTGAATTGGATTATTGGTTTCTACCGGTTCTAGATCTCACATTCCTATAGTCTCTGATCCCGAACTTATTCCACAACATTCTGCTATATTCGGGCTATCTTCTCAATTCCAAAGACTATAGTAATATGGTGTATGCAGTGTACAAACCCATGATGATCTACAAATTATTATTTTCTGTAACATATATAGTCTTGGCACCCATACATTCCCATATAGTACCAGTATGGGTTATCCCGAACATTTTTTTTGCATGGAATTTACCCTATGCGTATAACCGCATATTATACACTCAAAGTGTACCCTAAATGTATCAATTTACTAATTATAAATATAGTCTTATAAAAATTAACTGCATACATTATTTATATAATTTCTAAAAAAATGTTTATCTTAGGGAGTTCATATACTATTTTTCGGGATTTATATTAATACCGGATAATATATTATTTATTATAGTCATATATAAATTTATTATATAAAATAAATAATTTAAAGTATCTTTGTTAATATGTATACTATTATGTATATATTAACAAATATAAATAATACAGGACTATATATAAAAATTACTGGATAATAGTCTATTAAAATGTGGATAGAAATATAAAAATACACACATATATCTGATTGCATTAATTATATGATATGCGGAATAATCAAAATCGATGGATTTATTGAGACACAGGCAATCACATAATATATGTACCGAAATAAATTTATCGGATGCCTTTTGGGCAGTGCTATAGGAGATGCGCTGGGAATGCAAACCGAAGGAATGAAGCCGGATGAAATAAAGATGAAATTCAATGTCGTATTTGATTATGGCAAAGGCAGACCGGGAAGTAATAATGAAAAATTGAAACCCGGACAATACACCGATGATACTGAACAGACAATAATTCTTGCCAGGTCTATAGTAGCAGCCGGCAAATTCGATGCAGAGGAATTCTCTAAACGATTATTGGAACATTACCAGATAATAATGAGACTGCCTGAACTGAACAGGGGATGGGGGACTACCAGTTTAACTGCGTGCAGGCATCTGGCTGATGGTAAAGGATGGAAAGAATCCGGTGAAGATTCACCTACATGTGGTTCAGCAATAAGAGCATCTCCTATTGGACTGTTATACCCGGGCAAACCCGATAAAACAGAAGAAACATCCCGTACATCTTCATTACCAACCCACACAAATCCAGAATCCATTGCTGGTGCTGTAGCAGTAGCTGCAGCAATTTCCCTGGCAGTTACGAACACCGATCCTGACGTCACCATAAAGACATCTTCTGACCTTGCCAGAAAATATAGTATAAAAATGGCTGATAAAATACAAGCCGTGGAAAAAGTGAGACATATTCCGGACATCAAAGCATTTTCCATTCTTGGTACTTCCATCATGGCTACTGATGTAGTACCTTGTGCAATGTACTGTTTTGCAAGAAATCCCCTGGACTTCCCAAAAACCCTTATCACAGCGATCAATGCAGGCGGAGATACTGACTCAATAGCATGTATTGCAGGAGCCATCAGCGGTGCATATCTTGGAGTTGATGCTATCCCGAAAAAATGGCTTACCAGGCTTGAAAACCGTGACGAGATTGAGTCTATTGCATTGGAACTGTGGAAAATAGCTAAACATAATATACAGTATGATGTTTAGATACACTCGAGGACTGATATTCGTATGAGAGCTGTGATTCCATTCAAGAAGGATAATGCGAAGTCACGTTTATCTGAAGTGCTTTCCAAAAACCAGAGAGAAGAATTTGCACTAAAGATGCTGCACGATATAGTCAATGTACTTATCGAATCTGATACCTTCACTGATATTGATATATTAAATTCATCTCTATCCAGTATAATCAATAATAACTACCCCTTAGATGTTAATTTACTTGTGAGCGATAAAAACCTGAACGATGCATTGAATGAATACCTGAAAAGAGCATCCAGCCATACAAATGACGAAATATTTATAATAATGGCCGATATGCCCCTGGTCACGAAAAAGCAGATACACCAGATGACCGCACTTAAAGGAGATGTTATTATCGCCCCAGGCTCGCGTGGAGGGACCAATGCTTTACTTATCCGGCGACCTGACATATTTCGCGTAGATTATTACGGTACAAGTTTTCTGGACCACCTGAGAATATCAAAAGAAACTGGGCTTGATGTGGATATTTTTGATTCGTTTATGGTGAGTACTGATATTGATGAACCCGACGACCTTATCGAATTGATGATACACGGTCAAGGAACTGCTGTCGAATATCTGAAAAATCTTGGCATTTCACTTGATACAAGTACGGGTAAACTGGATTTTGGCAATAAAAAATAACAGGAATCGTTTAATTATATTGAATCCCTGCCAGAGATTAACTTCAACCTCTCTACGCCGCCTATCTCATTAATTATATCAACTGTAGAAGAAGGAACTAAAGATTCCCATCCTTCACCTGCTCCCATCCTTCGGCGTATCTCTGTACCAGAATATTGCTCACGCAGGTACATTGGAGACTGTTTCACTTCGATTCCAGCCTCTTCAAAAAGCCGGATAACAAGTGGATTATTTGAGTAAACTACCTTGAATGGTGGTGTCATAGAAATAATGTGGGATATCCAGACTGAATTTCGCTGGATATCCTCAATCGGTATAATGTAGTGTTTAACATCGAGGTTCTCAAGGGCCCGGGATATCATTAGTACCCGTTCCCCGGCTGTGAACAGATCATCCTGTTCATGGCTGACCTGGGCGCTTCCGATTCCGATTATGATCTCATCTACTTCATGTGCGATTGATTCGAGCACGGTCTGGTGTCCCAAATGAAAGGGTTGAAATCGTCCTATGTAGAATGCTCTTCCGGAGTCCATTCTCCACCAGCCCAGACTACTTCATTGAACTTCTTGTAGTCCCATGAATTGTTCTTGTGTTTTTGGGCTGCAAGTTTCTGGATAATCTCCATGAATAAAGGTTTATCGTCATATTCAATTCCCTTTACCTTATCCAGACATTTCTTACCCGTTTCATTGCGTACAAAGATGGTGCTCCAGCCGTCAGGACTGCCTACGCTACCCACAGTGATATCTGCATAATATGACGTATAGTCCATACAGTGATGGCATGGTTTTCGTGCCAGGTGAGCAATTTCCTTGATCGGGACCAGTTTTTTTTCATCCGCAGTCTCAGCTACGAACTTGCCCTTGGCAAAATCAAGTTTCTTAACAGTTTTTCGATCCAGACCCATGATGTTTGGTATGATATTCTCACCCATATCATCATACGTGAAGCTCTCCATGCATATCAGGCCTATTACCAGTTTTATTTTATCAGTAAGGTTTTCCCTGAACAGAGAAGCCGCATGCGCCTGACAGGGAGTGCCAACCACAGCAATCTTTTCATAGTTCTTAAGTACATCACGCAATTTTGATATTACCGGTTCATAGGTATATTTAGTTCCACCAGCACGGGAAACATCTTCTGCACTGGTCAGCACTACTACCTCTGTTTCCCAATCAGCATTCCGTGAAACACTCAGAGCTGCATCGATCTCACCCTGCTCAAAGAGGGATTTGAGGATACCGGTCACTACTGCGCCATCCTGACCAACCAGGGAACTCTTGCCAACCCGCTGTTCAATAACATTATCGAACTCATCGTCACCAGGAAAACCGTCCAGTATCGGACAGATACGCTGGCATGCCAGGCAATTCTGGCAGGTCAGACAGGTGTCGCAGTCAACATAACATTTCCTGTGTGCACAGTAATTGTCTTCCCTGCTGACTTCGCTGAAGAGTTTTACCACAGTAGGCTCATCTACCGTCGGTGAGAACTTATCGTAATTCGCCTTATCGTATAACTGCACCCTGGCGGCCCGCATGGGGCAGATGGCTTCGCATCCGCCGCATGCCGTACACAATGTATTTTTTATTACCTGGTATATCTTCGGGAACCCCTTTTGTGGCACGGGGATCACAGCACTCACCTATTTGCCTCCAATAATTTCCTTGCCTATGAGTTTAATGGCTGTCTCTTTATTGGGACCAATCGGTGATCCGCATACGATCTGTGTAACACCGATCTTTTGCAGTTCTTCCACTTTCTGTTTACACTTTTCAGGTGTTCCGCAAATGGAAAATGCATTGATCATGTCCGTTGTTACCATTCCGCCCATCAATGAACCGAAGTCTCCCTTTGCAATAGCTCCACCAATGTCTGATTTTACTGAAACTGGGATGCCATGGCGTTCAAGCACCATATCAGGTGAACCTGCTACGATGAACGCAACGACGATCTTGGCAGCTTCTATGGCTTTCTCTTCCTTTTTATCGATAGAGAAGCATGCGTATGCCCCAACATCAACCTCTTTGGGGTCCCTTCCAACCTTTTTAGCTCCGTCTGCTATTGCCTTGATGGCTACTTCGAAGTCTTTTGGATGTGATGCGTTGATCAACACACCGTCTGCCAGTTCACCTGCAAGTTCCAGCATCTTCGGGCCCTGTGCACCCAGGTAAATGGGTATTTTACCGGCCTTGAATGCCATCTTGGCACCAGCGATCTTGACTCGCTCACCGTTCAGGTTAACTTTCTTACCTGCAAAGAATTCTCTGAGAGCTGCGATTGATTCTCTCGATGTTAACAGGGGCTTTACCCATTCAATACCCATTGCATCAAAGGTAGCTTTGTCACCGGGACCAATTCCCAGAATGGCCCTGCCACCTGAAATATCGTTAATTGCAGCAATACTGGATGCAGTGACTGCAATGTTCCTTGTATAAGGGTTAGTTACTCCCGTCCCAAGTTTTATCCTGTTGGTGTTCAATGCCAAAACAGCCAGGGTAGTATAAACATCCCTGTTATTGTAATGGTCTGTAATCCACACATTATCGAATCCCACGTCTTCAGCAAGTTTTGTATAACTTGCCAATTTTAACACGGGGTCACTAGGTACAAATTCTATTCCAAACAAATACGTCCCTCCATAAACTGGTAAAAGTATTGATTCATTACTGACTTAAAAGCATATTGGTTTTGTTCGGGAAAAAGGATATGACGGAGCGAGGTTATGAATAAATCCAAATATCCCGAATTATCTATCGAAATTCCTGGTAAAGGTATAAAATATGAGATTAGATGCATTTTTAGTTGAACAGGGACTTGTAGCCAGTAGAGGCAGGGCTAAACGTGCCATCCTGAGCGGTCAGGTATTCGTGGACGGAAAGCTTGTTTTCAAACCTTCCACCCGGATCGGATACAATAATGACATAAAAATTATGGAAAATACAGACGTCCCTGCAGGTTACCTGAAACTGAGAACTATCCAGCAACAAACACAGTTCATACATCCCGGAGATACAGTGCTGGATCTGGGTTCCAGTGCAGGTGGCTTCATTCTATTCGCATCCGAGATCGCAGGCAATATTATTGGTATCGAGTTCAGTGATGAATGTATGCCTTCTCTTGAAAAAGTGACCGCATTACACGATAATGTCCAGGTGATAAAGGGGGACATTTTCAACATTCCGCTTACCTCATTGTCCGAACGGCCCGTGGATGTGATTTTGAACGATATTACCGTTGAACCAGAGGATTCCATCAAGGTGCTTGAAAGAATCCTCCCCCTGTTAAAACCTGGTGGACGTATATTACAGGTATTAAAGCTTGGTGACAGGAGCGGACTGAAAGAACATATTAAAAGAATGGAGGGGATCGGCCTCTCAATACAACATATGATCGAACCTGAGAAGAGAGAAGTATATGTGATAGCAGTACGAAAAGGAGAGAACGAGGCGAAAGAGTAAATGGCAGAACTATGCAGTGTATGTGGAAAAAAAGAAATGCTGCCCTATAAGTGCAAATTTTGCGGCTGGACTTATTGTTCACAGCACAGGTTGCCTGAGAATCATGAATGTGCAGGGCTGGAAATACTCAAAACACAAACAAGGAACAGTGGCGGGATTGTTTACCATCCTGAACCCGAACCGGTGCGGAAGCGAAGCATGGGCATTCCGGGCCTGGG
This sequence is a window from ANME-2 cluster archaeon. Protein-coding genes within it:
- the cofC gene encoding 2-phospho-L-lactate guanylyltransferase — encoded protein: MRAVIPFKKDNAKSRLSEVLSKNQREEFALKMLHDIVNVLIESDTFTDIDILNSSLSSIINNNYPLDVNLLVSDKNLNDALNEYLKRASSHTNDEIFIIMADMPLVTKKQIHQMTALKGDVIIAPGSRGGTNALLIRRPDIFRVDYYGTSFLDHLRISKETGLDVDIFDSFMVSTDIDEPDDLIELMIHGQGTAVEYLKNLGISLDTSTGKLDFGNKK
- the mer gene encoding 5,10-methylenetetrahydromethanopterin reductase; its protein translation is MFGIEFVPSDPVLKLASYTKLAEDVGFDNVWITDHYNNRDVYTTLAVLALNTNRIKLGTGVTNPYTRNIAVTASSIAAINDISGGRAILGIGPGDKATFDAMGIEWVKPLLTSRESIAALREFFAGKKVNLNGERVKIAGAKMAFKAGKIPIYLGAQGPKMLELAGELADGVLINASHPKDFEVAIKAIADGAKKVGRDPKEVDVGAYACFSIDKKEEKAIEAAKIVVAFIVAGSPDMVLERHGIPVSVKSDIGGAIAKGDFGSLMGGMVTTDMINAFSICGTPEKCKQKVEELQKIGVTQIVCGSPIGPNKETAIKLIGKEIIGGK
- a CDS encoding Coenzyme F420 hydrogenase/dehydrogenase, beta subunit C-terminal domain, which encodes MRAARVQLYDKANYDKFSPTVDEPTVVKLFSEVSREDNYCAHRKCYVDCDTCLTCQNCLACQRICPILDGFPGDDEFDNVIEQRVGKSSLVGQDGAVVTGILKSLFEQGEIDAALSVSRNADWETEVVVLTSAEDVSRAGGTKYTYEPVISKLRDVLKNYEKIAVVGTPCQAHAASLFRENLTDKIKLVIGLICMESFTYDDMGENIIPNIMGLDRKTVKKLDFAKGKFVAETADEKKLVPIKEIAHLARKPCHHCMDYTSYYADITVGSVGSPDGWSTIFVRNETGKKCLDKVKGIEYDDKPLFMEIIQKLAAQKHKNNSWDYKKFNEVVWAGGEWTPEEHST
- a CDS encoding ADP-ribosylglycohydrolase family protein, translated to MYRNKFIGCLLGSAIGDALGMQTEGMKPDEIKMKFNVVFDYGKGRPGSNNEKLKPGQYTDDTEQTIILARSIVAAGKFDAEEFSKRLLEHYQIIMRLPELNRGWGTTSLTACRHLADGKGWKESGEDSPTCGSAIRASPIGLLYPGKPDKTEETSRTSSLPTHTNPESIAGAVAVAAAISLAVTNTDPDVTIKTSSDLARKYSIKMADKIQAVEKVRHIPDIKAFSILGTSIMATDVVPCAMYCFARNPLDFPKTLITAINAGGDTDSIACIAGAISGAYLGVDAIPKKWLTRLENRDEIESIALELWKIAKHNIQYDV
- a CDS encoding methyltransferase domain-containing protein, giving the protein MRLDAFLVEQGLVASRGRAKRAILSGQVFVDGKLVFKPSTRIGYNNDIKIMENTDVPAGYLKLRTIQQQTQFIHPGDTVLDLGSSAGGFILFASEIAGNIIGIEFSDECMPSLEKVTALHDNVQVIKGDIFNIPLTSLSERPVDVILNDITVEPEDSIKVLERILPLLKPGGRILQVLKLGDRSGLKEHIKRMEGIGLSIQHMIEPEKREVYVIAVRKGENEAKE
- a CDS encoding nicotinamide-nucleotide adenylyltransferase, which gives rise to MDSGRAFYIGRFQPFHLGHQTVLESIAHEVDEIIIGIGSAQVSHEQDDLFTAGERVLMISRALENLDVKHYIIPIEDIQRNSVWISHIISMTPPFKVVYSNNPLVIRLFEEAGIEVKQSPMYLREQYSGTEIRRRMGAGEGWESLVPSSTVDIINEIGGVERLKLISGRDSI